DNA from Quercus lobata isolate SW786 chromosome 1, ValleyOak3.0 Primary Assembly, whole genome shotgun sequence:
gaatatcgattaatgattccaaactcgcggcaatactccctaaagttcttactgtcgaactgcagaccattgtcggaaatgagtgtgcgcggagtcccgaagcgggtgatgatgttcttccagatgaatttttgggcgtccacgtccctaatgttggccaagggttcagcttccacccatttagtgaagtaatcagttccgactattatgtattgCTTGTTCCCCGCggccttggggaagggtccaactagatcaaggccccattgtgcgaacggccatggactagagagggggttgagaacccctccgggttggtgaaTATTTGGGGtgaatctttggcactggtcgcacttcttagcatattcttgggcctctctttgcatgttcggccaccaatacccttaggtaagtgccctgtgcgcTAATGACCTTCCTCcagtatgacttccacaaatcccctcgtgtaactcttcaagtagagattcggattcttctggatgcacgcagagtaggtacggtccagagtaggagcgccgatacagtttgtggtcctctgatagccagaaccgaggagcattcctacgtatcttctcggctttcAATTTTTCCTCCGGCAGGATGTCGCtttgaaggaagttctttatggggtccatccagctgtgactctttctgatctgatggactctggccgGACTTCTGTTGATGGGACTggcctgggctagatcttcgACCAGGATCATCCGCGGCAGATCATGTGCCGAGGatgtggcgagagtggccagcgagtctgcatgggtgtttgcactcctggaaatgtgcgtcagattgaaggactcaaaattcgtctgcagcCGCTTAACTTGCcctagatactcttgcatcctagtatctcgagcttccagctcacccattaCCTGTCCGACcaccagtctggagtccgagaacgcttctattattcttccgcccaatctttgaaccatcgtcatcccttggagtaaggcttcgtattcggcttcattgtttgtagccgagaatccgagcctcagtgacttttcaatggcagcaccgtccggggatattaaaactatcccaactcctgaccctctctggttggctgcgccatccacgtagaccttccaatgcatggtcctccctgttgaaatcgcaccaaccgattttccatccatatCTTTCTCCTCAGTTATTGTTTCTACAGAGGGCTCGGCAAACTCCGCCatcaagtctgcgaggacctgtcctttgatggaggatctaggcatatatttaatatcaaaggtgcccaaaagcgcactccacatggcgatccgtCCGGTGTAGTCaacgcttcgaagcactgctcgaaggggaagctgagttagaacgatgaccgtatgcgcctgaaagtagtGAGGAAGCTTCCGGGTTGCAtgcactatcgccagaattgccttttctaaaggtaggtaccgcacctcggcctcatgtaatgatttgctcacatagtaaaccggtcgctgcaccccattatcatcccgtatcagtaccaagcttacagcatggggagctacagcgacatatgcaaacagcacctcatctgcctcagggctggacatgatgggtggtcgggacaggtagtccttaagttgctggaaagcctgagcgcaatcctccgaccattcgaaccctttccatttgtttatcaggaggtaaaaaggccgacatcgatccgccgatcgtgatatgaaccggtttaatgccgcaatcatgccagtgagcttctgcacttccttcggattccgaggagcctgtaggctgttaatggctttgatttggtcgggacttacttctattcccctgtgggtgaccatgtaccctaggaatttcccagacccgaccccgaatgaacatttggaagcgtTCAGCCGCAGCCGGTGTTCCCTTAAGATAGCGAAGACTATTCtgaggtctttcacgtgctcggacacccttttactcttcacaaccatatcgtctatataaacctcaatgatcttgcccagctgtggctcgaacatccaagtcatcatcctttggtaagtTGAGCCTGCATTCTTCAgtccaaacggcatcaccttataatgatagtttccgatgggcgtcatgaaagccgttttctcttggtcatcTAGCGCAAGgagtatctgatgatagccctggaaggcgtccaggaagctcattcgagggtgtccTGTGGTTGCGTCCACCAGTCGGTCGATTCGGGGTAAggggaatgggtccttcgggcacgccttgttcaggtctgtgaagtccacgcagaccctccacttccctgtcttctttcttaccaccaccgtgttcgCCAACCATTCGGGATAAAAGACCTCTTAAATAGCCCCTGCCCTTTTTAATTTCGCCACTTCGTCTCTTACGGCACTGGCATGTTCCTtcgaagggcgtcggggtggctgttTCTTCGGAGCAGAAGAGGGGTTGATGTTCAAGTGGTGACAgataaggctaggatcaactcccggggcgtcgtaggcgtcccatgtgaacacgtcgacattttctctgagaaatctgaccagCTCCTCCTTTTCCTGAGGAGGTAAttcagagccgacctgaaagaacttttccgggtcgtcgttgacagcgatCTTATCTAGACTTTCACACCCTAACTCCTCGGCCAGCCCATCGCCTTGCTTTGCCGAGGTGGTTAATTGCTATAAGTTCTCTGGGGTCGAGGACTCGATTGGAGGCCGATGCAaaatggcggccaccatacattTTCTGGCCACGGcatgatctcctcggatctcttctactcgtcctctggatgggtatttcactttttgatgaagtgtggaggttacggcctccagggcgtggatccatggcctggcgactatcgcggtgtagggtgagtaagcgtcgacgacgataaaattcacctccaccacctccgaccccgtctgtatgggtagtcggatctgcccttttggcgtaacaatttttccttcgaagctgagaaggggggagtcataagcagccaaatcttctggcttcaagttcagccccttgtataggtcagggtacattatctctactgcacttcccgaatccaccaacacccttttcacgtcgaaGTCCCCAATCCTCAGCgtaaccaccaaggcatcatcgtgaggttgaatagttcctctcttatcctcatccgagaatcccagtatcaaagagcttcctttttttgaccttttgggttcTCTTTGTATGccctcggaggggagccgatcaacagccaATACCCGGGGGATGGGCGgccccgttcttcctggtgcagcgaggatgacatgtatcgtcccggtggggggtcttaaggacacgtcctttcgaggctcttggGTTGCTTGGCCGGGGTGGCCACTCGATGGGTGCAACAGGTggcgtaactttccttctcggaccaactgatctaggtgattccatagattcctgcagtcctcagtagtatgcccatggtcctgatgatagtggcagtacaggttctggttacgtttggaaggttctccagccatctttctcggccacctgaaatagggttcatcccttactttctccagtacctgttgtactggctctctgAATACGGCATTTACTGTTTGCGGGTTGCTCTGCCCaacctgtcgcgaaaaatctctccttagctgaccagggttgtgccgttccgatctgaaatcatttgctttggggggggtaaccttctcctttcccctcccttgcagctgatcttcctccacccttttgtatttatcgatcctatccctcaactgatcaacgttggcaaccggtttaccagtgagggacttccttaagccatggtcggtggggagcccgcttttgaatgtgctaatagcgacagcatcatggttgtcatccaggtcgttatacacttcccagtatctatccgagtatgccttcagagtctctccctcgtgcatggataaggacaatagcgaaccgaggggcctggggactctggtgttggtgataaagcgggagcagaaatcccgagtgagctgcttgtatgagcttacggaatttgtcttcaggccgttgaaccatctcatcgccattgatcccaagctggacgggaagattttacacataagggcttcattttgcgagtagatcgccatcttttggttaaattgactcacatgctctaccgggtctgttCGACCGTTATAGATGACGAATGCCagttggttgaaccgtcgaggcagcctagccccttcaattctatacgtgaagggggaccttgaaacctggtccAACGCCCTCTTCATGGCCTCGTTCCCCGAACCCTTGctggatgtgctctcatacttccgcacagggcgtggttccttttcgcaggaaaaggtttcacttgggggggtccttgatctccgtcggtaactcgcatcctccgcattagaggactcgtctgagtctgaaggagatcgttttcgctgtacccgtcgtagcttcctcttcagatcgtctatctctcgctgcatggcctggtgactatttcgcctctgggacacgtgactacctatctgagtgtgactctggcttgtccggatagtatTCACACTTCCCTACGATCTCCCCTGTGGCCCGGGTTGCcagggttattttgcctctgggacccGATGGGTTGTGTCTGctgggagttagcctggtgaggattctcctggtgcggacctagttcagccatgctcgaccgttgtgctagctgatgccctagttcttcccacagacggcgccaattgtagttgcacgattttcctggcccgaattctattgatcaggccttggcccaaagcgcaacccacaataaatatttgtagaggatgggtcaaagaacttagcctcagtgagcctattcggtctaatacatggacaatattgttgcagAAGATGAAAATACAAGAATGGAGCTTTTCTGTATGATTCTATTCCTTTCGTTCTTAATACAGTTTTTCCGTCCCTTTCtttaagggactccactacattatatagctctcctcctctcatctccaccttacacttgttggccatctaagcatctacttgagcacctgtcccatcagccgccctcatcactccctttgtcagttgcagaggccaaggtggtactgttcaggggtcttttcctcattaatgcggccaagagggtggttggagcgcaattaatgtggtggtagcttctgtcagatattttggattttattcattttatatgttgggaggatgaacagAAATGGATGGGGAGAGTTCCTCATCTGGGCTttgtgatgtccgaggaggagttactcctcggacaggtttccttggcgttatTGGGATTGGGTAACGCTTCATACGTGGTTtttcttcggacaggacgctcctcggacgggcctgaatctggaatagcccattatatTTGGGTCGGGCCCCACATGTCTcatttaatctaaattttagaattttgtagTGAGctaatttagtataaaaatttaattttaattaaagtttaattttgcgctacgtgtctcatctaatctaaatttttaaatttttataccaaattagttaatttagtgtagaaaacgagtttaatataataaaccataaaaaacctaaacatataactaaaaaaaattcaaatttataagtcatctatatatatatatatatatatatatatatatattaataggtaaagtttaagagaaaattgaattagaatttgaaattataatccaattttgcgccatgtgtctaaatttatgtgggaactataccataattatccacttaaacTTGTGTCATGTGTTTattgaagttttttaatcttgGTGTCAGGTGAATTAATGAgtacaaaatactaagaatctaattttaataaattataattttttttaaaaaaatcacatatactcaataaaaagaATCACatacttcttaaaaaataaatgaaacaataatcaccacacgttctatcttattaaaaatttattaaaaaaaaaatcataagtagtattaaatttaggtaggAATTTTAAAAGTGactaattatgtttactttaaaaaaataatttgactaattatctatattttatgataaaaactgtgtttaattttaaatgtatctatgtatatatatatatatatatatatatgtataaatgcATGTGTCATGTGAGGACTACACCATGTAACacatgtctaaatttatgtgaggACCACATTTAAGTGAGAACTACACCATAATTTCCACTTAAGCATGTGTCATGTgtctacttaagttttttaatctttgtgtcaaTTGAGTTAATGAATGCAAAATACTatgaatctaatattaatgaaccataaaattttaaaaaaaaattacaaaaatcaccacatgtttcttaataaataaataaaataaaaatcatcccACGTTCTATcctattaaaaattagaaaaaattatttatggcCCATGCATTGACCAATAAAATTGTATCACATGCATGCACACCCTTACTTTCAATCACTCATTTGAGTTCTTGGCTGCTTGCAAGTCATGAACAGACCATTTCAACATCTTCATTTTGGGCTAACACTTTTTagagaaataaaatagcaaactGGAAGTCAAACTTACCTTAGGAAATAAAAGAGCAAGTAAAAAAGATTAATTAAGAGATAACCTCTAgaactaattaattaacattCATGTGTATATCACATTGCAAAACTAGTAAAATACCAACAGGTGAAACTTAGATTTTTCAGATTAGGACATACTTCAAATCGGCGGTAGGAGGTAGCTGGCCTGGTCGTGTCGAGCTGGCTGCAAGAGGCGACTCAGTGACTCACGGTCAGTTGTTGGTCAGAGTCCATGGACTCAGGCGAGGATTCTCCTTCAGATCGCTGGCCTCGGTCGGAGCCAGAGGCGGTACGGTAGGGTCGGCGCCGGTCGGTTGGGTCGGCTCTGGTATCACTCTGTCTGCACTAAACTTTTTAAACTGTTTTTCTAGATATCTCAAACGCAATGAGGGCttgacaaaataaaaccacGATCTTTCACGTGGATTCATCAATAATCTCCCCGTGAACAAATAGAAATGTTTATTTGACATCAAGCCACAAGTTTTTGAGACCAACCTCAATGTTTTTCTCCCCTGAAACACGTCATCCTCTAAAGCAGTCCGTGTCCAACGACTAccattcatttttattctctttggaCAGTAGCCGCCTAATCTTACACATTTGCTACTTTCAGAAATATTGTGGCGGTCATCTAATAAACTGATTTCTTCATTGGAGGAGTTGGTTTTTGGCTCATGGAATTCCAAGTCCCTTGAAGAGTCCCCAACATGCTCATGTACTGTTGCCGTTGGCTTCAAAGAATCACTTCCTTTGCTGCCATTTGCTGAGCTTCCAAATACAAATTTCAAGAGGCCTATACTTGGCTGACCTTCTTTGTCTACAGAAATTGTATCAAGACATTCCTATATGAATTAATAGAAAACGTACAACAGTTAGAAATTATACGTCCGCTGGAACTGGAATAAAAGCAACACTCTTGACTCTCTCAACTCGTATACCTCGGACTTACTTTGCAGCCATGATACGTCCGCTGTACAGGAGGCGCGGGCTAAGACGAATTCcttattattaacaaaattttcccaaatttgCCACTTGTAATAAATCTCTCTATATTTGTTCACAACGTCTACTATCCTAAAATCCAAGTTAAATCTCTCATTCAGTTCCTTCTTAATACATTTAAACTCCTGTATACCCATTTTTTTGGCGTCTGGGAATATTTCATtgcacaacaaaaaataatatttcaagaTTTCCGGATTAGTCAAATCGGCTTCTTCCATCTGGGGTCGTTTACCATTATCCATATTTTGCTAGACACAAAAATAGAATATTAGCTCTGTCCTAACAAAAAGTGTGCACTAATAACATGATCATAGCGTAAATTGAAGTGTAGTAATCTAGATTTTAATAATAAGAAAGTTGGTAGTCAACATACTTTGGAAT
Protein-coding regions in this window:
- the LOC115961598 gene encoding uncharacterized protein LOC115961598, coding for MDNGKRPQMEEADLTNPEILKYYFLLCNEIFPDAKKMGIQEFKCIKKELNERFNLDFRIVDVVNKYREIYYKWQIWENFVNNKEFVLARASCTADVSWLQSKSEECLDTISVDKEGQPSIGLLKFVFGSSANGSKGSDSLKPTATVHEHVGDSSRDLEFHEPKTNSSNEEISLLDDRHNISESSKCVRLGGYCPKRIKMNGSRWTRTALEDDVFQGRKTLRLVSKTCGLMSNKHFYLFTGRLLMNPRERSWFYFVKPSLRLRYLEKQFKKFSADRVIPEPTQPTGADPTVPPLAPTEASDLKENPRLSPWTLTNN